The Gouania willdenowi chromosome 5, fGouWil2.1, whole genome shotgun sequence sequence TAGATCTGTGATGTTACCTCCTCAGGTTCTCTGTCAGTCTGCTTTGCCTCctggttttgctgagtcatgatctCCTTTATCAACTACAATTATTCACAGAGAAGAAGATTTAAACTAAAGGTCAACATGGAATCAAAAGATCACTGTGCACATGTCAGGATCAATCAGCATTGATCTATATGAACAGGAACATATGTagcatagatctatatgaacatgTATAACGtatgaattttttaattaattaaaaaaataacatttaaagtaattaattaatttaattaatgtaGCATTAATCTATATGAACAGTACCATATGTAGCATAGCTCTATatgaactagggctgggcaaaaaaaaaaaatttaattatcgAATTTCTAGataaaaatttttattttgcaaatttgagtttaaaaaaaaatatatataatatttaccacagttttctctgacttttttgtgTTCCGTCCTTGGGGATTATAATAGCGCGATGTGAGCTCCATCTttgtatacatttgttttccctttgagtaggctatatatgtgtgccacagacatgtttaatgttttattctcaCTATGCtaagatgctaagggaagagtttattatttttaattgtaatgttatgttatcAAATACGTAGTTATCAGAAAATTTAagttactgtgaagttgctgttgcacttttggtTAAAACTGGGTTTAAGCTTGTAATTGTTGAAtgactcatttactttttattttgggattgttctatgcattttaactcttgcggacaatcacagcaataaagttgcacttttgacaatatatctgatgtctgcagtcattttttagtggattgaaaaaaaataaaaaaaatatcgaaTCTCAAAATTTCTTTGAAAAATGGAAGATTGTTTTTCAATCCAGGTACACAAAGCCCTGAGGAGAATTAACCCCCGCAAACCTGACAACATTCCTGGGCAGGCCCTCAGAGCATGTGGAAATGAGCTGACAGACGTTCTCACCTCCCTATTCAACCTCTCCCTGAGAAAGAGCACTGTCCCCCGCTGCTTCAAAACCACAACTATTGTCCCCCTCCCAGAaaagagccccccccccctgtTTGAAAGACTACAGGCCAGTATCACTCACTCCAATCAAAATGAAGAGATAGTGGTGCTGACCAACATTCAAAACCACAcactggaccccctgcagtccAAACAGGTCCACCTTGGACGCCATCACTGCTGCCGTCCACACTTCCCACACTGTAGTGATGGTTTGTCTTGACATTCTCTCTTTGATTTTATATAGGTTTTTGAACATACACTATTATTTTAAGTGGGCGTTATTGGTCAGTTTTAACCCAAGATAATTTCAATATTCTACAGTAAAAACTCATGAAACTAATCACAGTGACACTAGAGTGTGTCCTCTACAACAGACATTCTGTCTTTGATTTtatatcaattttttaaaatatcggTCTCTTTGCTGCCTAGATCcatattaattattttacagATCATTAATAAAAGAaaccaaaaacacttttataaaatgttatttttatcacAGTAAAGTTTAAATCgaaaaactaaacacaaaaacatgatgGTATTCAATTTACAACATTGCAACGTATTGTATGAGTTTTACGAGTTGTTCCTGAATGCATCACCATCCCCAACAAGCATTTACCGTTCATGCTAGAATAGACGAGCAGCATAATTGTGAAGCTCGGATAGCGCGACCAGGGAAATGGGAAACCTGGATGGCGTTACCGCAattcaatatcggtatcggtcaCAAATATCCTGAATCGCCCGGGCTTTAatatctagtatagatctatatgatTAGTAGCACACATCTAGTATAGATCTCTATCAGGGTGACTACAGCTAGGAAGAAGTtatatttaagactttttaatacCACCTTAAAGAAAATTTAAGATCAAACTTACAATGGAAATACAGACCAAAgggaaaatattattttacaattaaaggcattgatgtcagttaataatgtacaataaggaaaaatgaaaacaagctcTTGTTCAAGAACAttcttcaaatgtgtttattaatgtggaaagaaaacaaaaatatctaCATTGTccaaaatgatatttattgtaacaaTTCTCAACATTTAATGTCAGTGGACAATAACCCAAAAATCTAAATTGACTAgaacctgtgagcaaaccaaacGCCAAAGTGCTTTTATCAAATCCTTCACTGTGTAATGCTATCTGTGGATCTTTGATCAAAAATTAGGCCTtctaagaaaatgtaaataactcGACTGAAACTgacttttgaaagaaaaaataaatgatcaataaatacaaataaaatataaaatataaaatgtgtggTTGAGGGCAGAATGTGACCTGGATTAAAGGTGAGGATGATTGTAGTGAAGATTCATCTTCATCCATGGAAACAGACCTCATGTCAGTGATCATCATGTAGATGATGTTCTcagtcacagcttctctctgtggttacATCATGAAACCTGTCattgtttgatgttttctgatgaaatgagaAATATAGTATTGCATGAGTATgtattatagcacaatttacatcAACTAAATTATTAACTGGTTTTATTTGCAGTATTAGGTTAAGGCATGTTAGTAACCAAaagagcaacacacacacatacactaacataaagtacaagtaccttaaaacaatcaaacaaatgtGAGTAgatgtaataaattactttaatcccagtctaaatgtaattaatccagcctcactccatTACAGACCAGACTTTATCTTTAAACTATTACCACCATTGTGTACAAGTTACgtctatatacatatatataaagcacttataaaccttgtTTAATctgatgaaattaaaataaaaaaaaaagtatctcacACACACTAGCATTAGGCTAGCTATCCTAAATGCAGGATGTTGTAGTGATTTACCTGTTGTTGAGCTTCGGCCAAACTTTGTTCTCCAACTCGCTCCTCGGCAGggggcgtttttttttttttttttgaacaaaaacttTATTGACTAAACTCTACAAGTGATGCAAACTGCTTCACTTCAGTGAAACACAATCGCATGAGAAGAGCGTTTAGTCCGTTCTCACCAGAAATTCGTGAGGTGACGTGactaaaacacatttaagaCCTATGTGTTCtgaatttaagacaatttaagaccttttattaaaaaaacaaaaaacaatgacttTTTAAGGACCCGCGGTCACCCAGTTTATGAACAGTAGCGcacatatctagtatagatatatatataaatccttACAGTGAGATGCTACACAGTACCGAGGCATCTAGCTAACACACATGCTAGCTCAGAGTTAGCTCCAGCTCCTGCCCGGTGTTTAAAAAGGCAAAAGTGGCGCTGAGCTGGTGTTACGGTTCAACTGGTGACCGTGTTACCCTGAGGCTGGGCTGAGTGGAACGGTCAGTGTTAGGAAGATAAAAACGGTGCAGATGTTCTCCTAAAGAAGGTTTGACCGACAATAATGAGCTTTAAAGGAGGAGAGCAGCTTCTTACCGGTTCCTTCTTCTTCTacgggttcttcttctttggtggcATCTGCTGTTTACATCCGTATTGTTGCTCTACCGCCCTCTTCTGGATCTGTTTACCTCCTACATTATCCAGGTCTTTATATTCTTTGGATCAGCCCAGTAAGCGTCTCATTGCCAGTCCCACCACAGCCAGTTTAAccaacattctctgtcagagcaGCTGTACAATGTAGGTGGATATAAATACATTCACTTAAGTGACGTAATTTCAGCATGGCGAGCaacgtcagaccaatcacaaacacagagaaactgtggagagcaacttacgtcacaattgaggaatattttttttagaaataggACTAAATAAAATCCGTAATTAAGACCAAcaacagaaaaagcaggaagaaaagaatACAGAgaaagctgctgacactgtaaatgaaccaaccaggatctttaaacaatgggcagctcattttacaagaaagctgattggtcagaaggcggggctttagtactcacTCAGATTTGATCTACAAAACATATTTGtattacttttttgtaaatatctgaatcacattggtatatattattattatctatcttactttattttctactactgtaatgtgtgtttctgatccctatttttaatagtcttttacttaataatacacttatttattgttctttcttttgtctttaacatttttaattcttttatttgtgatttttttctgtggctgtaacaaaatcaatttccccctgggattaataaaaggattctgattctgataaccTGGTCCAGGTCGGCAGCAAAAAAGTTTTGGCCTTTAACATCGATTTGTCCTGTTTTAACATAGATTTATACCTTCAgactgatgtcatcacctccatgctagcagctctccctgcactgtggcctcctaatgctcgTCTTAATAAACCAgatattagaaataaaaattgtaacaagaattttgataaaatacatttatttccttttaatcaactctccatcatttagctggggacatTTCTCATGTTGTATGTGTTTGTTGCAGATtttgatgccttgatgacagagacggggggctcccacttaaaacactgtggctcAAGGCTCGCCATCTTCACTGTCATGATGGATGATAGCGTTCCCTCAAGAGCCAAACTGTTTCTGATTTTGGTTTTGTTCAGTCCAACCACAGAGAAAAGTCGTTCTGCATCAGCATTTGAATGAGGAAGTACCAAGACCAACTTGGCAATACGAGACAGCCTGCCAAATCTGCTGATACCAGTCACCTTTAAAACATGTACATAGGAAGCTTAATTACTgaagtatttttgtgtagtatTAAGATGATTAAGTCAATGGTTATTACCATGAGTACAGAATAATTCTTACCTTATTGTTCATTGATGCCATATTCCCCCAAAAGCTCTCAAAGTCAAACATTGCTGGATCTTCGGGCATGGTAATGTCCATGGACTGGTAGTCCAGAAACTCCTCAATCAGTTTGTCACGCTCCTCAGGTCCATTGTACGGGAGAAGTTCAggaaacctaaaaaaaacacaaagtgcactGATCTGGTAAAGTAGTGTAACTGAAACAGGTTGTTTTTCAGATGTGGTCATTAAACAAGAAAATGTGACAACAGCCTGGTCTTAAGCCTGCTTTACTTGTAAAGCATATTGAGATAACTTGTGTTAggatttgacactgtagatacAATGTACTTTACTTGATACTCCAACTAACCTGTCGACAAAGTAGAAGGCATCTTCCACTCCACACTCTGCTCTCTGCTGGACATCCAGAAACATGGCATGTTTTATCAGAGGCTCTTTCATGGGGAGTTTCTTGATGGCATACTCCACAGCCCTTTCCAGAAACGCCACTGCTGCCTGCTGGAACCTCTGCACTTGCTGCAGTGTAACGTCTCCTGCTTCAAGGAGCCTGTTGAGTGTAGCTCGAGTAGTGAAGCCAATCACCAACTTTTCTCCTACACAAGAAACAAATCAACAACTTCAAAGGTCATTAACGATGCAGTATGCACCAACATGTCAGCATGAGACGGGAATAAGACTTGTTGAGTCACTTTAGTCACCATCAAAAACCACAATAGCTAACTTGAAAGCACTACTTTAAGTATCTTCATCATATCAGTGATTGATTGAATAGTTTATTAGACACAAATACAAACAGCATCATCGGTCACACATTTgggcaaaacaaaaaagtccTGGGGACTTGTTTCCATTGTGGTCCCATGTGTGTGACGTGATGACTGCAGCCCTCTAACAAACAGTGTGTTGAATGAGATCAGTGAGTGCATAGTGCATGTGCATATTCTGATGTAAAACAGTTACTAATTACCTGGTAGTTGGTTGGATGGCTCCTTAAAGCAGATTTCATGCAGTTCGCGGTGCTGCAATGCTGCAGGCTTCAGAAACTTTGAGAGCAGCTTGTGGATGAAACCCCTCATCTAAATATTTCAGaacatatttacaaatttaccTTTATTTCATGCTAATAAATAAGGAACGAAGATAGTACATCATCTAGCAAACTGTATCCCAACCTTCCCAATTTACCTCATCATGTAGAAGGAAGATGGACGACTTCTCTCTCTGGAGGAGGAGGTTGAAGGTGGAGAAGACTTGAAACATTGCTTGATAGAAGAGCAGGTACACCTCTGTGATTGGGTCAGAAAATGCCTCCACAAGCCTCCTGAACCTTGGCTGTTTGTCATCtgtgggaaaaaagaaaaaaaaatggctgtgCTTACTACATATTACATTTATCTTTTAGTCTGTTCTAATAACCATGCATTTggatcattaaaatgtgatgcctACCTAATGACTTCAAGTAGCTGGCCAGTGGTGCATACTGCTGCAGGATACGAGTCAAACACTTTTCCAGGCTCAACCATCGAACGGAAACGTGCATGAGCATTTCCATATAGTCACTTCCATGGAGCTCACAGAATTCTATGACAAGAATGTAACATATTAACGCCAATTTGATCAAAACTCTTCAGGTTTTAATTTGTACTACATTGGTACTGCACATACATACCGGTCAGGTAACCTTGACGATTAGTGTTTCCTTTAAACCAATATCCGACATCCACAGCGAGATCCTCTGGATCAAATCCACACACCTGCAACACATGATTATTTATAGTCACAAGACATTGTTGTCATTGGTTCATGACACCGTACAGCATAACAACCTGTTTGACTTGACATTAAGCATAACGGATACGGTAGGTCTTAAGCACACATGATTCAAATCACCTCCAAAAAGGCCTGGCCAGCCTGCTTAGCAGTGTTGTGGATGATGTGACAAGGACACCCATGGATGTAGATGCTGGCATGTTCTTGATGAATTCTGGATGCGATGGAGTTCTTATCTCCTGTATTGACACGAGCATTATCAACAGACAAACTGACACAGTTTCTCCATGGTATGGCGTTTTTCTGCAAGGCCTCATCCATCTTCTTGTAGATCATTTCAGCTGTGCCACAGTTTGGTCTGCTAGTGGAGCACATATCCAGGAACCTGTGGACAACTTTGCTGAGGTCATTGTCATATACCCGCACAGTGAGCAGGTTCATCTTCTCACGTCCTGTAACGACATATATCATATATGTCAGATTAAAGGTACACATGGGActgaaactgtgtgtgtgtgtctgttctgATTAATATATCTAAAACAGGTGCTGGAAAGTGTGGAAAATTTAATGACCTGTATCATTTGATTCATCTGTGATCAACGTGAAAGGATTGGTCCTCATCTTCATGACCAGTTCCTTTCTAAAGTGAGGAGCCACTGCTCCATTTATTATGCAGGACATTTTTGTGCAGGCAGACTTGAAGCTCTGTGCAGTAGGAGAATCTTTGAAGCATTCTTTTAGCAATGGGCTGAAGTGATCGGCTACTGCAAATGGCACATTGTGTTCCACCATTGACAcggctacctttacctcagctctccttgtctgcaacagaaatgaggtcattaaaaagcaaatcatataaaaacattaataaaatattaagtgttttttgattgaataaatgtcttagcagcagactcaagGTCTATAGAaaaacactattacatacaaaaataaacagttcataacactgctagtagctgattAGCATGTAGTACCTTGACTTCCTGAGCTGTCATGCCATCAACAGTGTCTGGGCCATGACATGGTGCAATGCTGGCTGTTGACTGTATTGCCTGTTCTTTGGTACGATGTGCTTTGCTTTTTATATGCCTTGTAACATCTGCCTTTCCTTGATGGGCACAGCTGTTCTCGTGTCGGCATATAGAGCACCAAAAGTAGGAGGAGGTTGTGCCTACAGTGATGAAGGGCCATTCTGCTGTCCATTCCCTTTTAAAAGCGCACCTGTAGATGGCTGCTCCACTTTtggccttcttcttcttcccagTGTCTATTCTCATCTCCACTGTTTTCTCTGCTGGCTCTTCTGTCTCATCCTCTGTGTTCTCAATTTGTTTCTCTTCTACATCTTCGTCCTCGCTGTCTTCTGAAAAATTATCAACAATATTTGATCACAGATACAAATGTATTTCATCCACATCCAGACGAGCACAGACACACTGCAGCTCAGTCTGTGATTTACACACAGTTACAGAATAATCCATATCACAGCTTAGTGTGTACATTCCCCAACACTGAAACATTTCTAAGCTATTTAGGACCAAAACAACCCAGttcatcacatttcactgtTTTAGACACAatagtatttgtttttgtttattttaatgatcaaaaaatttaaaaaaaataaagacaaggtCCGTCTCTGCACTGAGTCACAATGTTTACCAACGGTAATACACAAACCTGATTGGTTTAGCCATGAAAGGTGGGATGGAAAACTCAAATATGATTGGTATTAGCAATTCCTTGTCGGCAAGAACGGTAACGTAGACTGTAATAGTTGTGCAGGCTAAATATAGAAGCACTACATTAAGTTTTCACTCAAAACTCCTGTTTCGTCTGTGGGTCCAGCATCTTCtgtgtagggccctataaaatccgcgTTAACGGAATTGCGGGCGGAATCATggaattgaccaatgaaaacgattaaatgcggaaatggacaaaatcggcatgaaacgctgtcactgtggggcaaggaatgttttttttaaatggggaaatgtttccaggaactgcttattaggtgcaccgctcTCCTCCCTCCTGTCCCTGTTGCATTAAACTCTGCCTAAACCACCATAAtagtctaaaaaaaacacaaatcatcacctgtgcccgtttaactttgctgtgcctgtaaagctttttcgtgtagcgcagcggtggtccgtgagaacgtgatcagctttaatcaccTTCCCCAgctcagtgttcgaactgttatgtctggctaactaagaataattCAGTCCGTGTTGTCGTTTAGTTCTTTtaattccagccttttgtccgtgccTCGTAGGTACACAGTCAGCatgctacctcaagtacaaccgtttcagtgggcacttacttttacaaaataagtcagtTGGAACAATGTTATTAGAATGCTACATTCAAACAACATCTCATccgagctacagaagataggatcatttaaattaggttaatttaaactaagttgatcaaaacttaatcattaaacctgatcggattcagtaaaccattgattcctgagaggaaattgggtgacattaatgctgctctcatacatctttatatgacatataaataattaaggagcggtcagaataatccatgtcagtacaatttATATCgatcttttaattgtatctgttatttttgatatacattttttgtttaattatgaattttttatatttctttattagtatttattttgtttccacagcgaagttaaaaactaatctttctttaaaaattataaatgtaaaaaaaaaaaaacagaatttaaaaaatttaagtggaaagcagaatttgggaaaaaacaaaacggaattcggaaaaaaaaagggatttcATTGGGCCCGACCTGTGGGGCCAGACGCCTTCTCAAGTGTGAATCATCGTGTATCGATTCAGGTTAGACTTGGGATTAAATTAtttaccacaaacatcacaaccataAGATTTCTCTCTCTCCTGTGTGGCCACTTGTGCTCGGAAAGATTCTTCTTAGAAGAAAATTGTTttcacaaacatcacatttgtaTGGTTTCTCTCTTGAGTGGACTAACATGTGAGTACAAGTCTTGTTCCTAAATCGTaaaccacaaacatcacaaccataGAGTTTCTCACCTGTGTGAATTGTCGTGTGATTAATCACTTCACGCTTTATAATGAATCTTTTCTGACGAAAATCACAGCCATAGGGTTTCTCTCTGGTGTGAATTTTCGTGTGGTTGTTAAAGTTTGTTCTGTTGCTAAATCGTTTCCAACACACgtcacaaccaaagggtttctctcctgtgtgaactCTTGTGTGGACCTTTAGATTTGTTCGGTCGCTAAATCGTTTCCCACACACGTCACAActaaagggtttctctcctgtgtggcaTCTCATGTGGTTTTCCAGATGTGTTCTGGCGCTAAATCGCtttccacaaacatcacaactaaaACATTTCTCTTCAGTGTGAATTCTCATGTGGATCTTCAGATGTGTTCTGGTGCAAAATCGCTTCCCACACACGTCACAACtaaaaggtttctctcctgtgtgaattctcgTGTGGACCGTCAGATGTTCTTTGCGTCCAAATCGTTTCCCACACAGTTCACAacaaaagggtttgtgtgtgttgtgtgatgTTCCTCTGGTGTTGTTCTCAGATGTTTGAAAGTTCTCACAGCTCATGTCCATGTGTTCACTCTGAGCTTCAGACTGGGACAAAGGTTCCCTCCAATCCTCACTGTCTTCAGTGTCAGAGCAGTCTGTTTCCTCTCCATCAGTGTCTTGTTGTGTACAAGTGTTTGCTGCTTCTGGGCCTTCACTGATGTCTCCATTTGGTTCTACTTTCATGAGTTtagctgagctgcaggttgTAGGTTCTCTTTTGATGTTTCTCctttgtctccagtgtagcagagaacactgatcttcctcctcttcatcttcactctTCACAGTAACAGCCGTGATATCCGTCTCCTGCTTTTCCTCCAGACTTTCCCacagttcttcctcttccttctttatgtggagatgATCCTGGAGCTTCAGTCCATGTTTACAGGAAACACCATCAGGAACATCTGCAGGAAACCCTGAACACAACCAGGACCATCAGAGACGTCTCTATACtaatacatcatttttttttctctgctcatgctgtcgaaggtcaactcTACAAGAATATTTTAAAGAGAGAAATGCTGTTCTTGTGACCATCAGCAGCCCTCCCTGAGGAAgtgtaagaaacactttaatatagggaggatataaaaggagggcagtgttacacctaggtgggggaaagggaacagggaagagaaaGTTAGGGTAGGAAATtaaaagggtggggaagagttgactgttttaaattgagagtgaaatgtgattttatagTTGTgcgtattgtgttgtgtaatctgTTCAAACATTTAATACATGTACGAGTGAATGGGTGCGTGCACTGATAATTATGTACGTGTGATGCTCCACAGCAAAACAAGCACAAACACTTTAGATTTAGGAAAAATTAgtgatattttcttttcatttgtgcTAAATATGATAGTTGAAGTCATAAAGAAAGAACTCCATGCTTCAAATAACAGTTCTGGatgttttaaaactgtaaactTTGCTGAACAGCTTCTGTGTTTCAGAGGAGGAGAATCCACAGTTGATGAACATAAAGACTTTCTTCAGCTATTCACATGCTTTTGTTATTAGTTCGGCCCAATAAACTGCACGTTGAAGTAAACACATGGCTGCTTTAGCATCTATTCTGATTATGAGATGGAACAAATGTATGCAGTACGTAAAACATGGTGACAAGAGATGGCACGATACCACTTTTTAGTTTCTGATACAGATATCGAAGCAAAAAACTTTAAATAGACTTGTTgagaatttatttttgactaataCAAATACAACTCTTCAGCTCCAAATTTCAGACTTGAAAACTTAAATAGTGCAGGCTGAgccacacagaaacacacttaAATGGGTCACATGTTGCAATACGAGAGCCTGTGTCGCTTTTTGCACCTGATgcattatcaaattcaagttactttttgtagcctctcaaatacattaactaaaaagaaaaattctttatataacattgtgttcatgtaaactgagatgtgtaagaatttgaagatgcaagacactgttttatttcttgatgtcaatttattttattttaaactgtttttaagtttccatttacataatcaataaaatcgagtgaaattaaatcaaag is a genomic window containing:
- the LOC114463975 gene encoding uncharacterized protein LOC114463975 isoform X3, which produces MSPQRRSCIFPGCHSVQSNGFVILFKFPSDDNIRKRWIDFVKRSYCGELEITTNTRLCSVHFTPDSYSNYHQVKSRFLKSPLTLVNVAEPTLSIPGLHPTIPPTAGATITATAITCLPESQSPPTIREAVCRCGDTKKDTREIGCQTDRFVGKRTVATQLSKIILVNRNSRGSSVGELKHIKDEQEELWESGEGERLDVPDGVSCKHGLKLQDHLHIKKEEEELWESLEEKQETDITAVTVKSEDEEEEAQCSLLHWRQSEENIKGEPATCSSAKLMKVEPNGDISEGPEAANTCTQQDIDGEETDCSDTEDSEDWREPLSQSEAQSEHMDMSCENFQTSENNTKGTSHNTQKHFGCDVCGKQFGFGEHLKIHMRNHTGEKPFACDVCEKRFSRQSNLKRHTRIHTGEKPFGCDVCEKRFTHKASLVVHMRIHTEDSEDEDVEEKQIENTEDETEEPAEKTVEMRIDTGKKKKAKSGAAIYRCAFKREWTAEWPFITVGTTSSYFWCSICRHENSCAHQGKADVTRHIKSKAHRTKEQAIQSTASIAPCHGPDTVDGMTAQEVKTRRAEVKVAVSMVEHNVPFAVADHFSPLLKECFKDSPTAQSFKSACTKMSCIINGAVAPHFRKELVMKMRTNPFTLITDESNDTGREKMNLLTVRVYDNDLSKVVHRFLDMCSTSRPNCGTAEMIYKKMDEALQKNAIPWRNCVSLSVDNARVNTGDKNSIASRIHQEHASIYIHGCPCHIIHNTAKQAGQAFLEVCGFDPEDLAVDVGYWFKGNTNRQGYLTEFCELHGSDYMEMLMHVSVRWLSLEKCLTRILQQYAPLASYLKSLDDKQPRFRRLVEAFSDPITEVYLLFYQAMFQVFSTFNLLLQREKSSIFLLHDEMRGFIHKLLSKFLKPAALQHRELHEICFKEPSNQLPGEKLVIGFTTRATLNRLLEAGDVTLQQVQRFQQAAVAFLERAVEYAIKKLPMKEPLIKHAMFLDVQQRAECGVEDAFYFVDRFPELLPYNGPEERDKLIEEFLDYQSMDITMPEDPAMFDFESFWGNMASMNNKVTGISRFGRLSRIAKLVLVLPHSNADAERLFSVVGLNKTKIRNSLALEGTLSSIMTVKMASLEPQCFKWEPPVSVIKASKSATNTYNMRNVPS
- the LOC114463975 gene encoding uncharacterized protein LOC114463975 isoform X6, yielding MWPNRLSPSQACILPSHRQRVPPSRPPPLRACQRVEAVCRCGDTKKDTREIGCQTDRFVGKRTVATQLSKIILVNRNSRGSSVGELKHIKDEQEELWESGEGERLGACQESGFPADVPDGVSCKHGLKLQDHLHIKKEEEELWESLEEKQETDITAVTVKSEDEEEEAQCSLLHWRQSEENIKGEPATCSSAKLMKVEPNGDISEGPEAANTCTQQDIDGEETDCSDTEDSEDWREPLSQSEAQSEHMDMSCENFQTSENNTKGTSHNTQKHFGCDVCGKQFGFGEHLKIHMRNHTGEKPFACDVCEKRFSRQSNLKRHTRIHTGEKPFGCDVCEKRFTHKASLVVHMRIHTEDSEDEDVEEKQIENTEDETEEPAEKTVEMRIDTGKKKKAKSGAAIYRCAFKREWTAEWPFITVGTTSSYFWCSICRHENSCAHQGKADVTRHIKSKAHRTKEQAIQSTASIAPCHGPDTVDGMTAQEVKTRRAEVKVAVSMVEHNVPFAVADHFSPLLKECFKDSPTAQSFKSACTKMSCIINGAVAPHFRKELVMKMRTNPFTLITDESNDTGREKMNLLTVRVYDNDLSKVVHRFLDMCSTSRPNCGTAEMIYKKMDEALQKNAIPWRNCVSLSVDNARVNTGDKNSIASRIHQEHASIYIHGCPCHIIHNTAKQAGQAFLEVCGFDPEDLAVDVGYWFKGNTNRQGYLTEFCELHGSDYMEMLMHVSVRWLSLEKCLTRILQQYAPLASYLKSLDDKQPRFRRLVEAFSDPITEVYLLFYQAMFQVFSTFNLLLQREKSSIFLLHDEMRGFIHKLLSKFLKPAALQHRELHEICFKEPSNQLPGEKLVIGFTTRATLNRLLEAGDVTLQQVQRFQQAAVAFLERAVEYAIKKLPMKEPLIKHAMFLDVQQRAECGVEDAFYFVDRFPELLPYNGPEERDKLIEEFLDYQSMDITMPEDPAMFDFESFWGNMASMNNKVTGISRFGRLSRIAKLVLVLPHSNADAERLFSVVGLNKTKIRNSLALEGTLSSIMTVKMASLEPQCFKWEPPVSVIKASKSATNTYNMRNVPS
- the LOC114463975 gene encoding uncharacterized protein LOC114463975 isoform X7, with product MMTDSSAEEHSAGFPADVPDGVSCKHGLKLQDHLHIKKEEEELWESLEEKQETDITAVTVKSEDEEEEDQCSLLHWRQRRNIKREPTTCSSAKLMKVEPNGDISEGPEAANTCTQQDTDGEETDCSDTEDSEDWREPLSQSEAQSEHMDMSCENFQTSENNTRGTSHNTHKPFCCELCGKRFGRKEHLTVHTRIHTGEKPFSCDVCGKRFCTRTHLKIHMRIHTEEKCFSCDVCGKRFSARTHLENHMRCHTGEKPFSCDVCGKRFSDRTNLKVHTRVHTGEKPFGCDVCWKRFSNRTNFNNHTKIHTREKPYGCDFRQKRFIIKREVINHTTIHTEDSEDEDVEEKQIENTEDETEEPAEKTVEMRIDTGKKKKAKSGAAIYRCAFKREWTAEWPFITVGTTSSYFWCSICRHENSCAHQGKADVTRHIKSKAHRTKEQAIQSTASIAPCHGPDTVDGMTAQEVKTRRAEVKVAVSMVEHNVPFAVADHFSPLLKECFKDSPTAQSFKSACTKMSCIINGAVAPHFRKELVMKMRTNPFTLITDESNDTGREKMNLLTVRVYDNDLSKVVHRFLDMCSTSRPNCGTAEMIYKKMDEALQKNAIPWRNCVSLSVDNARVNTGDKNSIASRIHQEHASIYIHGCPCHIIHNTAKQAGQAFLEVCGFDPEDLAVDVGYWFKGNTNRQGYLTEFCELHGSDYMEMLMHVSVRWLSLEKCLTRILQQYAPLASYLKSLDDKQPRFRRLVEAFSDPITEVYLLFYQAMFQVFSTFNLLLQREKSSIFLLHDEMRGFIHKLLSKFLKPAALQHRELHEICFKEPSNQLPGEKLVIGFTTRATLNRLLEAGDVTLQQVQRFQQAAVAFLERAVEYAIKKLPMKEPLIKHAMFLDVQQRAECGVEDAFYFVDRFPELLPYNGPEERDKLIEEFLDYQSMDITMPEDPAMFDFESFWGNMASMNNKVTGISRFGRLSRIAKLVLVLPHSNADAERLFSVVGLNKTKIRNSLALEGTLSSIMTVKMASLEPQCFKWEPPVSVIKASKSATNTYNMRNVPS